One stretch of Musicola paradisiaca NCPPB 2511 DNA includes these proteins:
- the flgA gene encoding flagellar basal body P-ring formation chaperone FlgA — MNKIRSKTAASSYLSFCAVAFLLFALAPIPSFASGGENVTAALKAFIQSQITVPSSEISVAVRTPLNRLSPCTTPHFVLPPNKKLWGNINIRVTCDSQRYFLQADVQVIAPYVVAAKTIPTRHQIQADDIAVTRGRIDLLTTAPITTPAEAIGNVTTRMLGAGQAISAKMLRSAWAIKMGEPVQVVVSGTGFSINSEGKALENAAVNDKVRVRMDSGQIISGIAAEKGLVRIIQ, encoded by the coding sequence GTGAACAAAATACGTAGCAAAACAGCAGCAAGTTCATATCTGTCCTTTTGTGCAGTCGCGTTTTTACTCTTCGCCCTGGCACCAATACCTTCCTTTGCTTCAGGCGGGGAGAATGTTACTGCGGCACTAAAAGCATTTATACAAAGCCAAATTACAGTTCCATCATCAGAGATTTCCGTCGCAGTACGAACGCCGCTAAATAGATTATCACCCTGCACAACACCGCATTTCGTCCTACCGCCCAACAAAAAATTATGGGGAAACATCAACATCAGGGTGACATGTGATAGCCAGCGTTATTTTCTACAAGCCGATGTTCAGGTTATCGCACCCTATGTCGTCGCCGCTAAAACAATACCAACCCGGCATCAGATCCAGGCTGACGACATCGCTGTAACAAGGGGGCGAATTGATTTATTGACAACAGCACCGATCACCACTCCGGCTGAAGCTATTGGTAATGTGACAACCAGAATGCTTGGCGCCGGGCAAGCCATCTCCGCAAAAATGCTCCGAAGCGCCTGGGCGATAAAAATGGGAGAACCGGTACAAGTCGTCGTTTCCGGTACTGGATTCAGTATCAACAGCGAAGGGAAAGCGCTGGAAAATGCAGCAGTAAATGATAAAGTTAGAGTGCGCA
- the flgB gene encoding flagellar basal body rod protein FlgB, producing the protein MLDKIDASFRFMQEALNLRAQRQEILAGNIANADTPGYQARDIDFANELKKAMKQGRTSESSLSLTTTSVRHIEVSGESFPDLNLLYRVPDQPALDGNTVDMDRERTNFADNSLRYQTDLTLLGGQIKSMTSVLQDK; encoded by the coding sequence ATGCTTGACAAAATCGATGCGTCGTTTCGTTTCATGCAAGAGGCTTTGAATTTACGGGCTCAGCGCCAGGAGATTCTTGCCGGTAACATCGCCAATGCGGATACCCCGGGCTATCAGGCTAGGGATATCGATTTTGCCAATGAGCTCAAAAAAGCGATGAAACAAGGGCGTACATCAGAAAGTTCGCTTTCTCTGACGACGACGTCGGTTCGGCATATTGAAGTATCTGGCGAATCGTTTCCTGATTTGAATTTGTTGTATCGGGTGCCCGATCAGCCAGCTCTGGATGGAAATACCGTTGATATGGATAGAGAGCGCACGAACTTTGCTGATAATAGCTTGCGTTATCAAACAGATCTCACTCTGCTGGGCGGTCAGATCAAGAGCATGACGTCAGTGTTACAGGATAAATAA
- the flgC gene encoding flagellar basal body rod protein FlgC: MSLTSIFEISGSALTAQSQRMNVSASNLANADSVTGPDGQPYRAKQVVFKLAATEGQEIGGVRVDDVVEDPSPDKLVYQPGNPLADQRGYVRMPNVDVAAEMVNSISASRSYQANVEVLNTAKTLMQKTLTLGQ; encoded by the coding sequence ATGTCATTAACCAGTATCTTTGAAATCTCAGGTTCGGCGCTTACCGCGCAATCGCAGCGTATGAACGTAAGCGCCAGTAACCTGGCAAATGCGGATAGTGTCACTGGGCCTGACGGTCAGCCCTATCGCGCCAAGCAGGTGGTTTTTAAATTGGCTGCAACCGAAGGCCAGGAAATCGGTGGAGTCAGGGTCGATGACGTTGTCGAAGATCCCTCCCCGGACAAGCTGGTTTACCAGCCGGGTAATCCGTTAGCTGACCAGCGTGGCTATGTCCGCATGCCTAATGTGGATGTGGCGGCAGAAATGGTTAACTCCATTTCCGCATCGCGCAGCTATCAGGCTAATGTCGAGGTTCTTAATACTGCCAAAACGTTGATGCAAAAGACATTAACGCTGGGCCAGTAA